From Strigops habroptila isolate Jane chromosome 1, bStrHab1.2.pri, whole genome shotgun sequence, a single genomic window includes:
- the TGS1 gene encoding trimethylguanosine synthase isoform X1 translates to MVQDLRGRLVAELLLRAGPACSIFCFCSRAFVEDRKLYKLGLKGFYVKDDNDSTGDEQPSEENRCPNVSTLKVDTNHALDLEEVELDSEAELMKSMGLPLQFGGQSAHRGFVATENYRKRSNMKIMKKKKKKKEVQQKHEDKMGQECRDQAYGDRIQSVSGDLAQATEQCETNSKPQIVSEGNCESSESLANETLPSELKEKWEKYWSEYGEGLLWQSWLEKHQEVSSSETTTASEPWNSPDTREEWEQHYSELYWYYWEQFQYWTSQGWSTESLHGDSVEANAVTQETVVDLVSPGAEHSDMLSLELSPSNTRSEESLPSSAEPHSEIISGICNLNLNSEKVEQSSTASHQYPQEHNSSDSGSREEPCDGGTRKRSASSENKSIKQSGSQGSCSPNSNDKEQLVHHDQDEDEDEEPPEYRNVKIKRSHELDVDENPMEHPEETCSVLGFKCGTGQKYGGIPDFTHRSVQYLEKKAKLKSRFLDMRKPRKSKNTHIFFTEESETSCKKNKTLKKVEEFLKRVSKPGEEATSQAASAQGKMEALSTSSDSEDLESATPVQAAMLSAENQEPLSSSVSLMEPEGGDLEEEAQEAAASSSSGQGAGRQEQRQLVSLDIPDYLRAETEDVSQDVDEKITTKKKEKKKRRNKIALGAIPAEIAADPELIKYWAQRYRLFSRFDEGIKLDREGWFSVTPEKIAEHIAVRVSQSFSCDIIVDAFCGVGGNAIQFALTSKRVIAIDIDPEKLNLARNNAEVYGVADQIEFVCGDFMVLAADLKADVVFLSPPWGGPDYATAEIFDIKTMICPDGFEIFRLSKKITNNIVFFLPRNADIDQVASLAGPGGKVEIEQNFLNNKLKTITAYFGDLIRHDIS, encoded by the exons ATGGTGCAGGACCTCCGCGGGCGGCTGGTGGcggagctgctgctgcgggCCGGCCCCGcctgcagcatcttctgcttctgctcccgCGCCTTCGTCGA aGATCGAAAATTGTATAAACTGGGATTAAAAGGATTTTATGTCAAAGATGACAATGACAGTACAG GGGATGAACAACCATCTGAGGAGAACCGTTGTCCCAATGTATCCACATTGAAGGTGGATACTAATCATGCTCTGGACCTGGAAGAAGTTGAACTAGACTCAGAGGCTGAGCTTATGAAGAGCATGGGATTGCCTCTTCAGTTTGGTGGGCAGTCAGCCCACAGGGGCTTTGTG GCAACAGAAAATTATAGAAAGAGAAGTAACATGAagattatgaaaaagaaaaagaagaaaaaagaggtaCAGCAAAAACATGAGGATAAAATGGGACAGGAATGCCGGGATCAAGCTTATGGCGATCGTATCCAGTCCGTTTCTGGTGATCTGGCCCAAGCTACAGAGCAGTGTGAGACGAACAGCAAACCTCAGATTGTAAGTGAAGGGAACTGTGAAAGTTCAGAAAGTCTTGCAAATGAGACTTTACCCAGtgaacttaaagaaaaatgggagaagTACTGGAGCGAGTACGGAGAGGGCCTTCTTTGGCAAAGTTGGCTGGAGAAGCATCAAGAGGTCTCATCATCTGAGACCACCACAGCCTCTGAGCCTTGGAATAGTCCGGATACAAGGGAAGAGTGGGAGCAGCATTATAGTGAACTGTACTGGTATTACTGGGAACAGTTTCAGTACTGGACAAGTCAAGGATGGAGTACTGAGAGCTTACATGGTGACAGCGTGGAAGCTAATGCGGTTACCCAGGAGACGGTAGTGGACTTGGTTAGTCCAGGGGCTGAACACAGCGACATGCTGAGCTTGGAGCTGTCTCCCTCTAACACCAGAAGTGAGGAATCACTCCCTTCGAGTGCCGAGCCCCACAGTGAAATAATCTCTGGGATTTGTAATTTAAACCTGAATTCAGAGAaagtggagcagagcagcacagcttccCACCAGTATCCTCAAGAGCATAATTCATCTGACAGTGGAAGCCGGGAGGAGCCCTGTGATGGAGGAACCAGGAAAAGAAGTGCATctagtgaaaataaaagtattaagCAATCAG GTTCACAGGGGTCATGTAGCCCAAACTCTAATGACAAAGAACAGTTGGTGCATCATGACCAAGATGAAGACGAGGATGAAGAGCCTCCTGAATACAGAAATGTCAAAATCAAGAGAAG CCATGAACTGGATGTGGATGAGAACCCAATGGAACATCCTGAGGAAACCTgctctgttttgggttttaagtGCGGCACAGGACAAAA GTATGGTGGAATTCCCGATTTCACCCACCGAAGTGTGCAGTACTTGGAGAAAAAAGCGAAACTCAAGTCCAGATTCTTGGATATGCGTAAACCAAGGAAGagcaaaaacacacacatcttCTTTACAGAGGAATCTGAAACgtcttgcaaaaaaaataaaactttgaagAAG GTGGAAGAGTTCCTAAAGCGGGTTAGTAAACCTGGAGAGGAAGCCACGTCCCAGGCAGCCTCAGCTCAGGGCAAAATGGAGGCATTGTCCACGAGCAGCGACTCGGAGGATCTGGAAAGCGCTACCCCTGTACAGGCTGCGATGCTGAGTGCTGAAAACCAAGAGCCACTGTCTTCCAGTGTGTCCCTCATGGAACCTGAAGGGGGTGACCTTGAGGAGGAAGCACAGGAGGCTGCAGCAAGCAGCTCCAGTGGCCAGGGTGcggggaggcaggagcagcggCAGCTAGTTTCTCTGGATATTCCCGATTATCTCCGGGCGGAGACAGAGGACGTCAGCCAAG ATGTAGATGAAAAAATTACCacaaagaagaaggagaaaaaaaagagaaggaacaaaatTGCACTGGGAGCTATACCTGCCGAGATTGCTGCTGATCCGGAGCTCATCAAGTACTGGGCACAACGCTACCGCCTGTTCTCTCGGTTTGATGAGGGAATTAAACTGGACAGAG aggGTTGGTTTTCTGTTACTCCTGAGAAAATAGCTGAGCATATTGCTGTCCGTGTTAGTCAGTCATTCAGCTGCGATATCATAGTGGATGCATTCTGTGGGGTCGGAGGAAATGCTATTCAGTTTGCATTGACCTCAAAAAGAG TGATTGCTATTGATATTGATCCTGAGAAGCTCAATCTTGCACGCAACAATGCTGAGGTATACGGCGTGGCGGATCAGATAGAATTTGTGTGTGGAGACTTCATGGTGCTGGCTGCTGACCTGAAAGCAGATGTTGTGTTCCTCAGCCCGCCCTGGGGGGGGCCTGACTACGCCACTGCTGAAATCTTCGATATCAAAACCATGATTTGCCCAGATGG ATTTGAAATTTTCAGGCTCTCCAAGAAGATCACCAACAATATTGTGTTTTTTCTACCTCGGAATGCTGATATTGACCAG gtggCTTCCTTAGCAGGACCAGGAGGCAAAGTTGAAATAGAGCAAAATTTTCTCAATAACAAACTGAAGACAATAACAGCTTATTTTGGTGATTTAATAAGGCATGACATCTCCTGA
- the TGS1 gene encoding trimethylguanosine synthase isoform X2, whose protein sequence is MVQDLRGRLVAELLLRAGPACSIFCFCSRAFVEDRKLYKLGLKGFYVKDDNDSTGDEQPSEENRCPNVSTLKVDTNHALDLEEVELDSEAELMKSMGLPLQFGGQSAHRGFVATENYRKRSNMKIMKKKKKKKEVQQKHEDKMGQECRDQAYGDRIQSVSGDLAQATEQCETNSKPQIVSEGNCESSESLANETLPSELKEKWEKYWSEYGEGLLWQSWLEKHQEVSSSETTTASEPWNSPDTREEWEQHYSELYWYYWEQFQYWTSQGWSTESLHGDSVEANAVTQETVVDLVSPGAEHSDMLSLELSPSNTRSEESLPSSAEPHSEIISGICNLNLNSEKVEQSSTASHQYPQEHNSSDSGSREEPCDGGTRKRSASSENKSIKQSGSQGSCSPNSNDKEQLVHHDQDEDEDEEPPEYRNVKIKRSHELDVDENPMEHPEETCSVLGFKCGTGQKYGGIPDFTHRSVQYLEKKAKLKSRFLDMRKPRKSKNTHIFFTEESETSCKKNKTLKKVEEFLKRVSKPGEEATSQAASAQGKMEALSTSSDSEDLESATPVQAAMLSAENQEPLSSSVSLMEPEGGDLEEEAQEAAASSSSGQGAGRQEQRQLVSLDIPDYLRAETEDVSQDVDEKITTKKKEKKKRRNKIALGAIPAEIAADPELIKYWAQRYRLFSRFDEGIKLDRVIAIDIDPEKLNLARNNAEVYGVADQIEFVCGDFMVLAADLKADVVFLSPPWGGPDYATAEIFDIKTMICPDGFEIFRLSKKITNNIVFFLPRNADIDQVASLAGPGGKVEIEQNFLNNKLKTITAYFGDLIRHDIS, encoded by the exons ATGGTGCAGGACCTCCGCGGGCGGCTGGTGGcggagctgctgctgcgggCCGGCCCCGcctgcagcatcttctgcttctgctcccgCGCCTTCGTCGA aGATCGAAAATTGTATAAACTGGGATTAAAAGGATTTTATGTCAAAGATGACAATGACAGTACAG GGGATGAACAACCATCTGAGGAGAACCGTTGTCCCAATGTATCCACATTGAAGGTGGATACTAATCATGCTCTGGACCTGGAAGAAGTTGAACTAGACTCAGAGGCTGAGCTTATGAAGAGCATGGGATTGCCTCTTCAGTTTGGTGGGCAGTCAGCCCACAGGGGCTTTGTG GCAACAGAAAATTATAGAAAGAGAAGTAACATGAagattatgaaaaagaaaaagaagaaaaaagaggtaCAGCAAAAACATGAGGATAAAATGGGACAGGAATGCCGGGATCAAGCTTATGGCGATCGTATCCAGTCCGTTTCTGGTGATCTGGCCCAAGCTACAGAGCAGTGTGAGACGAACAGCAAACCTCAGATTGTAAGTGAAGGGAACTGTGAAAGTTCAGAAAGTCTTGCAAATGAGACTTTACCCAGtgaacttaaagaaaaatgggagaagTACTGGAGCGAGTACGGAGAGGGCCTTCTTTGGCAAAGTTGGCTGGAGAAGCATCAAGAGGTCTCATCATCTGAGACCACCACAGCCTCTGAGCCTTGGAATAGTCCGGATACAAGGGAAGAGTGGGAGCAGCATTATAGTGAACTGTACTGGTATTACTGGGAACAGTTTCAGTACTGGACAAGTCAAGGATGGAGTACTGAGAGCTTACATGGTGACAGCGTGGAAGCTAATGCGGTTACCCAGGAGACGGTAGTGGACTTGGTTAGTCCAGGGGCTGAACACAGCGACATGCTGAGCTTGGAGCTGTCTCCCTCTAACACCAGAAGTGAGGAATCACTCCCTTCGAGTGCCGAGCCCCACAGTGAAATAATCTCTGGGATTTGTAATTTAAACCTGAATTCAGAGAaagtggagcagagcagcacagcttccCACCAGTATCCTCAAGAGCATAATTCATCTGACAGTGGAAGCCGGGAGGAGCCCTGTGATGGAGGAACCAGGAAAAGAAGTGCATctagtgaaaataaaagtattaagCAATCAG GTTCACAGGGGTCATGTAGCCCAAACTCTAATGACAAAGAACAGTTGGTGCATCATGACCAAGATGAAGACGAGGATGAAGAGCCTCCTGAATACAGAAATGTCAAAATCAAGAGAAG CCATGAACTGGATGTGGATGAGAACCCAATGGAACATCCTGAGGAAACCTgctctgttttgggttttaagtGCGGCACAGGACAAAA GTATGGTGGAATTCCCGATTTCACCCACCGAAGTGTGCAGTACTTGGAGAAAAAAGCGAAACTCAAGTCCAGATTCTTGGATATGCGTAAACCAAGGAAGagcaaaaacacacacatcttCTTTACAGAGGAATCTGAAACgtcttgcaaaaaaaataaaactttgaagAAG GTGGAAGAGTTCCTAAAGCGGGTTAGTAAACCTGGAGAGGAAGCCACGTCCCAGGCAGCCTCAGCTCAGGGCAAAATGGAGGCATTGTCCACGAGCAGCGACTCGGAGGATCTGGAAAGCGCTACCCCTGTACAGGCTGCGATGCTGAGTGCTGAAAACCAAGAGCCACTGTCTTCCAGTGTGTCCCTCATGGAACCTGAAGGGGGTGACCTTGAGGAGGAAGCACAGGAGGCTGCAGCAAGCAGCTCCAGTGGCCAGGGTGcggggaggcaggagcagcggCAGCTAGTTTCTCTGGATATTCCCGATTATCTCCGGGCGGAGACAGAGGACGTCAGCCAAG ATGTAGATGAAAAAATTACCacaaagaagaaggagaaaaaaaagagaaggaacaaaatTGCACTGGGAGCTATACCTGCCGAGATTGCTGCTGATCCGGAGCTCATCAAGTACTGGGCACAACGCTACCGCCTGTTCTCTCGGTTTGATGAGGGAATTAAACTGGACAGAG TGATTGCTATTGATATTGATCCTGAGAAGCTCAATCTTGCACGCAACAATGCTGAGGTATACGGCGTGGCGGATCAGATAGAATTTGTGTGTGGAGACTTCATGGTGCTGGCTGCTGACCTGAAAGCAGATGTTGTGTTCCTCAGCCCGCCCTGGGGGGGGCCTGACTACGCCACTGCTGAAATCTTCGATATCAAAACCATGATTTGCCCAGATGG ATTTGAAATTTTCAGGCTCTCCAAGAAGATCACCAACAATATTGTGTTTTTTCTACCTCGGAATGCTGATATTGACCAG gtggCTTCCTTAGCAGGACCAGGAGGCAAAGTTGAAATAGAGCAAAATTTTCTCAATAACAAACTGAAGACAATAACAGCTTATTTTGGTGATTTAATAAGGCATGACATCTCCTGA